Proteins found in one Magnolia sinica isolate HGM2019 chromosome 5, MsV1, whole genome shotgun sequence genomic segment:
- the LOC131247164 gene encoding ADP-ribosylation factor 1-like — protein sequence MEKVYDRLEWVFVSKTVEYKNISFTVWDVGGQDKIRPLWRHYFQNTQGLIFVVDSNDRGRVVEARDELHRMLNEDELRDAVLLVFANKQDLPNAMNAAEITDKLGLHSLRQRHWYIQSTCATSGEGLYEGLDWLSNNVASKA from the exons ATGGAGAAGGTGTATGATAGGTTGGAATGGGTGTTCGTCTCTAAG ACCGTGGAATATAAAAACATTAGCTTCACCGTGTGGGATGTTGGTGGTCAGGACAAGATCCGACCTCTGTGGAGACATTACTTCCAAAACACGCAAGGGCTTATCTTTGTGGTTGACAGTAATGACCGAGGTCGTGTTGTTGAGGCCAGGGATGAGCTGCACAGGATGTTGAATGAGGATGAGCTGAGAGATGCAGTGCTTCTTGTTTTTGCAAACAAGCAAGATCTTCCCAATGCCATGAATGCTGCTGAGATTACCGATAAGCTTGGCCTTCACTCCCTCCGCCAACGCCATTGGTATATCCAGAGCACATGTGCCACTTCTGGTGAAGGGTTGTACGAGGGATTGGACTGGCTCTCCAACAACGTTGCCAGCAAGGCATAG